The following coding sequences lie in one Pungitius pungitius chromosome 18, fPunPun2.1, whole genome shotgun sequence genomic window:
- the tmem119b gene encoding transmembrane protein 119b has protein sequence MLPMGPIGLFVVFCISSSMSTPLSFHNDLEGSTDEEEPSIFTSSAPTSNHSTEYQTTPFGTTHVETDFLTEVVDFLEENMLLILVAASFILLFFLIICGAIIMSHRRKVNTYYPSSFPSKMYVDRRDKTGDAKLFNEVPEKPAPEQESEPVDSHRQLQADIMRATKRLRTPNKCVDAAGGSDPSGKVGDQSPEDSTPPDGGILDQQLPDLPLETHLCGPSDGGAAEEEEEEEEEGEGGSPELKESPEPLTARSLRPPSLHIHNDSATLQLIAGQKTAF, from the coding sequence ATGCTACCGATGGGCCCGATTGGTCTGTTTGTGGTGTtctgcatcagcagcagcatgtcCACACCTCTATCATTTCACAATGATCTAGAAGGAAGTACAGATGAGGAAGAGCCCAGCATCTTCACTTCCTCTGCTCCCACCAGCAACCATTCCACAGAGTACCAAACCACACCTTTTGGCACCACCCATGTGGAAACTGACTTTCTAACTGAAGTTGTGGACTTTCTGGAGGAGAACATGCTTCTCATCCTGGTAGCGGCCTCTTTcatccttcttttcttcctcatcATCTGCGGGGCGATCATCATGAGCCACAGGCGCAAGGTCAATACCTACTACCCTTCGTCTTTCCCCTCGAAAATGTACGTGGACCGCAGGGACAAAACGGGAGATGCTAAACTCTTTAATGAGGTGCCAGAAAAACCCGCTCCAGAGCAGGAGAGTGAGCCGGTGGACTCTCACAGGCAGCTACAGGCAGACATCATGAGGGCCACCAAGCGGCTGCGCACACCTAACAAATGTGTCGATGCTGCAGGGGGGAGTGATCCCAGTGGGAAAGTAGGAGACCAAAGTCCAGAGGACAGCACTCCTCCAGATGGCGGCATCCTGGACCAGCAGCTACCAGATCTCCCTCTGGAAACTCATCTGTGTGGGCCTTCTGACGGGGgagcagctgaggaggaggaggaggaggaggaggagggagaaggaggaagccCCGAGCTAAAGGAGTCCCCGGAGCCTTTGACTGCCAGGAGTCTGCGGCCCCCCTCTCTGCACATTCACAATGACTCTGCTACACTCCAGCTGATCGCGGGAcagaaaactgcattttaa
- the LOC119226283 gene encoding uncharacterized protein LOC119226283, with translation MMPLGMKTYLALLWGLSVSSAMASDTSVNSTAEPRTPADVRVASPAGTDVEPEQVIATSSAHRSLHPMDVDTAKPTEDPMHQQSPAASSNTTAPAAASVAGVPVSSQPPLSPAKLLKQTLGGPSVSTTAKVPTTVKVSIANVPTTTNVSTTTNVPTTANVPTTTNVSTTANVSTTANVPTTVNVSTTANVSTTANVPTTTNVPTTANVPTTANVPTTANVSTTANVPTTTNVPTTANVSTTANVPTTTNVSTTTNVPTTTNVPTTTNVPTTANVPTTANVPTTVKVSTTANVPTTTNVSTTANVPTTTNVSTTTNVPTTTNVSTSPTGILFPRVPKEMSVPTTKSNPVAPGKDSKSPPTTEVPPCSTQRVIKLLLIVIAFLTLLATVFIFSTIILCTKLSSRKYNLRKAQPATEMMCISALLPERNVAYSRQRNPVTNGVLVIHGDADSDDDGGDNLTLSSFLPENDRYV, from the coding sequence ATGATGCCACTCGGCATGAAGACGTATCTGGCTCTGCTGTGGGGACTGTCTGTTTCCAGCGCCATGGCGTCCGACACGAGCGTTAACTCAACCGCTGAACCTCGCACACCTGCAGACGTCAGGGTGGCTTCACCAGCAGGGACCGATGTGGAACCGGAACAGGTGATTGCCACTTCATCTGCACATCGGTCCCTCCACCCCATGGACGTAGACACTGCGAAACCTACGGAGGATCCGATGCATCAACAATCACCCGCCGCCTCCTCTAACACCACTGCTCCTGCGGCGGCTTCTGTAGCCGGAGTGCCGGTGTCTTCACAGCCGCCTTTGTCTCCCGCTAAGCTCCTCAAGCAGACCCTCGGCGGTCCCTCTGTCTCCACCACCGCCAAGGTCCCGACCACCGTCAAGGTCTCCATTGCCAATGTCCCGACCACCACCaatgtctctaccactaccaaTGTCCCGACCACCGCCAATGTCCCGACCACCACCAATGTCTCTACCACTGCCAATGTCTCTACCACTGCCAATGTCCCGACCACCGTCAATGTCTCTACCACTGCCAATGTCTCTACCACTGCCAATGTCCCGACCACCACCAATGTCCCGACCACCGCCAATGTCCCGACCACCGCCAATGTCCCGACCACCGCCAATGTCTCTACCACTGCCAATGTCCCGACCACCACCAATGTCCCGACCACCGCCAATGTCTCTACCACCGCCAATGTCCCGACCACCACCAATGTCTCTACCACCACCAATGTGCCGACCACCACCAATGTCCCGACCACCACCAATGTCCCGACCACTGCCAATGTCCCGACCACCGCCAATGTCCCGACCACCGTCAAGGTCTCTACCACCGCCAATGTCCCGACCACCACCAATGTCTCTACCACTGCCAATGTCCCGACCACCACCAATGTCTCTACCACCACCAATGTCCCGACCACCACAAATGTCTCCACCAGTCCTACAGGAATCCTGTTCCCTCGTGTCCCCAAAGAGATGTCAGTCCCAACTACCAAATCAAATCCGGTTGCGCCTGGTAAAGACTCAAAGAGCCCACCCACCACCGAGGTCCCACCCTGCTCCACCCAACGAGTGATAAAGCTCTTGCTCATCGTCATTGCCTTCCTGACTCTATTGGCAACAGTCTTCATCTTCTCTACCATCATCCTCTGCACCAAGCTGTCGTCAAGGAAGTACAACCTCAGAAAAGCTCAGCCGGCGACCGAGATGATGTGCATCTCGGCGCTGCTGCCCGAGAGGAACGTCGCCTACTCCAGACAACGCAATCCGGTCACCAACGGAGTCCTGGTGATCCACGGTGATGCAGACAGCGATGACGACGGAGGAGATAACCTCACTCTCAGCAGCTTCCTCCCCGAAAATGACCGATATGTTTGA